Proteins found in one Oceanivirga salmonicida genomic segment:
- the lysS gene encoding lysine--tRNA ligase: MSEQNTSYIMGEKLKKVEELRQKGIEPYGRFFDKKDSIQDILDNSNDLERVFVTAGRIVSYRRMGKNGFAHLKDPSGKIQFYVSKNEVGEDEYEIFKNLAIGDFIGIEGTLFHTKTGELTLRAIKYTVLSKNIRPLPEKFHGLTDIETRYRQRYVDLVMNEEVMDTMKKRFEIIRYMRTYLENRGFIEVETPMLHSVVGGAAAKPFITQHNALSQEMYLRIAPELYLKRLLVGGFEKVFEINRNFRNEGVSIKHNPEFTMMELYQAYADFNTMMDITEDLISSMTYHLHGKYEIEYEDKKVNLAKPWRRVTMQDIVKEVTGFDIETITSDEQAVEFAKSINIPLDNKVKYTKFGILNLLFEEKVEHTLINPTFITKYPKEISPLSKNSYGSEEWVDRFELFITGREYGNAYSELNDPIDQKERFEDQVNKKNSGDEEACDMDYDYIRALEYGMPPAGGLGIGIDRLCMLLTNSSSIRDVILFPTLKKEKNFD; the protein is encoded by the coding sequence ATGTCAGAACAAAACACTAGCTATATTATGGGTGAAAAACTAAAAAAAGTTGAAGAATTAAGACAAAAGGGTATAGAACCATATGGAAGATTTTTTGATAAAAAAGATAGTATTCAAGATATACTTGATAATAGCAATGACTTGGAAAGAGTATTTGTTACAGCAGGTAGAATAGTTTCATATAGAAGAATGGGAAAAAATGGTTTTGCACATTTAAAAGATCCTAGTGGGAAAATACAATTTTATGTTTCAAAAAATGAAGTTGGCGAAGATGAATATGAAATATTTAAAAATCTTGCCATAGGAGATTTTATTGGTATAGAAGGAACACTATTCCATACAAAAACAGGAGAATTAACGTTAAGAGCCATAAAATATACAGTATTATCTAAAAATATTAGACCATTACCTGAAAAATTTCATGGTTTAACTGATATTGAAACTAGATATAGACAAAGATATGTTGATTTAGTAATGAATGAAGAAGTTATGGACACTATGAAAAAAAGGTTTGAAATAATAAGATATATGAGAACATACTTAGAAAATAGAGGATTTATAGAAGTTGAAACCCCTATGTTACATTCTGTTGTTGGTGGAGCAGCAGCAAAACCATTTATAACTCAACATAATGCATTAAGTCAAGAAATGTACTTAAGAATAGCACCTGAACTATATTTAAAGAGATTATTAGTTGGTGGATTTGAAAAAGTATTTGAAATAAATAGAAATTTCAGAAATGAAGGAGTATCAATAAAACATAATCCAGAATTTACAATGATGGAACTATATCAAGCATATGCTGATTTTAATACTATGATGGACATAACAGAAGATTTAATATCATCTATGACTTATCATTTACATGGTAAATATGAAATTGAATATGAAGATAAAAAAGTAAATCTTGCTAAGCCTTGGAGAAGAGTTACAATGCAAGATATAGTAAAAGAAGTTACTGGTTTTGATATAGAAACTATAACTAGCGATGAGCAAGCAGTAGAATTTGCTAAATCAATTAATATACCACTAGATAATAAGGTTAAATATACTAAATTTGGTATTTTAAATCTATTATTTGAAGAAAAGGTAGAACATACTTTAATTAATCCTACATTTATAACTAAATACCCTAAAGAAATATCACCATTATCTAAAAATTCATATGGTAGTGAAGAATGGGTAGATAGATTTGAGTTATTTATTACAGGTAGAGAATATGGAAATGCATATTCTGAATTAAATGACCCAATAGATCAAAAAGAAAGATTTGAAGATCAAGTTAATAAGAAAAATTCAGGTGATGAAGAAGCCTGTGATATGGATTATGACTATATAAGAGCATTAGAGTATGGTATGCCACCAGCAGGTGGACTTGGAATAGGTATAGATAGACTTTGTATGTTACTTACAAATTCATCATCAATAAGAGACGTAATCTTATTCCCAACACTAAAAAAAGAAAAGAATTTTGATTAA
- a CDS encoding MBL fold metallo-hydrolase, giving the protein MLHKESLKLLLKLFVCILLFLFVLFIDFWNFIKLILLFTLIILILTFIYINVHPAFGDKPNKDSMLNMKKSPNFDGNHFTNIDITSLKSGEDIRLLDRIITLKSMFFPQKGKNPTKPIKTVPINVKEIKNGEFAWLGHSTVLFKTNDTTIITDPVFYNAAPVFFAGKPFAMTNKPQIKDLPHIDIVLISHDHYDHLDYYAIKEMHENVSKFYVPLGVKAHLLYWGVADEKISEYDWYDEVKFNDIRFVFTPSRHFSGRNLDDIRLMLIEKEYTGRTLWGSWAVISPNLKAYFSGDGGYTNEFLKLGEMFDGFDIAFMENGAYNKVWSTIHMMPEETAKAIIDIKTKVALPIHWGKFDLSNHRYNEPPERIINAIDKHNEKVSEQEQIKLVLPKIGEIFSIDELPYSKWWEN; this is encoded by the coding sequence ATGTTACATAAAGAAAGCTTAAAATTATTACTTAAATTATTTGTTTGTATATTATTATTCTTATTTGTTTTATTCATAGATTTTTGGAATTTTATTAAATTAATATTACTATTTACACTAATAATATTAATACTTACATTTATATATATAAATGTACACCCTGCATTTGGAGATAAACCAAATAAAGACAGTATGTTAAATATGAAAAAATCTCCTAATTTTGATGGAAATCATTTTACTAATATAGATATAACTAGTCTTAAATCAGGAGAAGATATTAGATTATTAGATAGAATTATTACTTTAAAAAGTATGTTTTTTCCACAAAAAGGTAAAAATCCCACAAAACCTATTAAAACAGTACCAATTAATGTTAAGGAAATAAAAAATGGAGAATTTGCATGGTTAGGACACTCTACTGTACTATTTAAAACTAATGATACAACTATTATTACAGACCCAGTATTCTACAATGCAGCACCAGTATTTTTTGCGGGTAAACCATTTGCAATGACTAATAAACCACAGATAAAAGATTTGCCACACATTGACATAGTCCTTATTTCTCATGACCACTATGACCATTTAGATTATTATGCTATTAAAGAAATGCATGAAAATGTAAGTAAATTTTATGTGCCATTAGGAGTTAAAGCACACTTACTTTATTGGGGTGTTGCAGATGAGAAAATAAGTGAATATGATTGGTATGATGAAGTTAAGTTTAATGATATAAGATTTGTATTTACACCAAGTCGTCATTTTAGTGGTAGAAACCTTGATGATATTAGATTAATGTTAATAGAAAAAGAATATACAGGGAGAACATTATGGGGTTCATGGGCAGTTATATCACCTAATTTAAAAGCATATTTTAGTGGAGATGGTGGCTATACTAATGAATTTTTAAAACTTGGTGAAATGTTTGATGGTTTTGATATAGCATTTATGGAAAATGGAGCGTATAATAAAGTGTGGTCAACTATTCATATGATGCCAGAAGAAACTGCAAAAGCCATTATTGATATTAAGACAAAAGTAGCATTACCGATACATTGGGGTAAATTTGATTTATCTAATCATAGATATAATGAACCACCTGAACGTATTATAAATGCCATAGATAAGCATAATGAAAAAGTTTCTGAGCAAGAACAAATAAAACTGGTATTGCCTAAAATAGGAGAAATTTTTAGTATAGATGAATTACCATATTCAAAATGGTGGGAAAATTAA
- a CDS encoding NUDIX hydrolase, with translation MNYHIQNGGKIKKGATIMGEEFKFLKGKIKKHPTRNVNLEYLERIDAVCVAVFDNSMEYIYLVKQYRAGSDDNMLEIVAGLIDDGEKPLDAMYRELAEETGFYTDDIEKMVKMPNYQYVTPGYSTEKLYFYAVRLKKDAVAKKQNLDDGEDIEVVKVKVDEVLSSTYDMKTSLAIKYFKNFD, from the coding sequence ATGAATTACCATATTCAAAATGGTGGGAAAATTAAAAAAGGAGCAACAATAATGGGAGAAGAATTTAAATTTTTAAAAGGTAAAATAAAAAAACATCCAACTAGAAATGTTAATTTAGAGTATTTAGAAAGAATAGATGCAGTGTGTGTAGCAGTATTTGATAATAGCATGGAATATATATATTTAGTTAAACAATATAGGGCTGGTAGTGATGATAATATGTTAGAAATAGTTGCAGGACTTATAGATGATGGTGAAAAACCATTAGATGCTATGTATAGAGAATTAGCAGAAGAAACTGGGTTTTATACTGATGATATAGAAAAAATGGTAAAAATGCCTAATTATCAATATGTAACACCTGGTTATTCAACTGAAAAACTATATTTTTATGCAGTTAGGTTAAAAAAAGATGCAGTAGCAAAAAAACAAAATTTAGATGATGGAGAAGATATTGAAGTAGTCAAAGTTAAGGTAGATGAAGTATTATCATCTACATATGATATGAAAACTAGTTTGGCTATTAAATATTTTAAAAATTTTGATTAA
- a CDS encoding Fic family protein, which produces MKTFDYKKLKTLKWDNEILSLIAKIHEYKGRQELFLKIKPNILNKLVEIAKIQSIDASNKIEGIITTNSRMIKLVQEKTTPRNKDEEEILGYRDVLNTIHENYKYIPIKSSLILQLHRDLYKYSSKSIGGKFKNSQNYIIETLNDGTVIEKFKPLEAYETPGAIESICENINMMINDGEIESLILIPIFIHDFLCIHPFNDGNGRMSRLLTTLLLYKEGYIVGKYISLENKIEKTKFNYYDALEKSGKNWHDSNEDLTPFIKYILSIIISAYRDFENRVDYVDEKIPALEQVRNAFDNNIGKLTKHEIMELTPQIGKTSVENSLRKLIKENYIVRFGKGKATYYIKKN; this is translated from the coding sequence ATGAAAACTTTTGATTATAAAAAATTAAAAACATTAAAATGGGATAACGAAATATTATCATTAATAGCAAAAATACATGAATATAAAGGAAGACAAGAGCTATTTTTGAAAATAAAACCCAATATCTTAAATAAATTAGTTGAAATAGCAAAAATTCAAAGTATAGATGCTTCTAATAAAATTGAAGGAATTATTACTACAAATTCAAGAATGATAAAATTAGTACAAGAAAAAACAACACCTAGAAATAAAGATGAAGAAGAAATATTGGGCTATAGAGATGTTTTAAATACTATACATGAAAATTATAAATATATACCTATTAAATCATCGCTTATTTTACAATTACATAGGGATTTATACAAATATTCATCTAAATCAATAGGTGGAAAATTTAAAAATTCTCAAAATTATATTATAGAAACTTTAAATGATGGAACAGTTATTGAAAAATTTAAGCCATTAGAAGCATATGAAACTCCTGGAGCAATAGAAAGCATTTGTGAAAATATTAATATGATGATAAATGATGGAGAGATAGAATCATTAATTTTAATACCTATTTTTATACATGATTTTTTATGTATTCATCCATTTAATGATGGTAACGGTAGAATGTCAAGATTGCTTACAACATTATTATTATACAAAGAAGGTTACATTGTTGGTAAGTATATAAGTTTAGAAAATAAAATTGAAAAGACTAAATTTAATTATTATGATGCTTTAGAAAAAAGTGGTAAAAATTGGCATGATAGTAATGAAGACCTTACTCCATTTATAAAATATATATTAAGTATAATAATTTCTGCATATAGAGATTTTGAAAATAGAGTAGATTATGTTGATGAAAAAATACCGGCTCTAGAACAAGTTAGAAATGCATTTGATAATAATATAGGTAAGTTAACTAAACATGAAATTATGGAATTAACTCCACAAATAGGAAAAACCTCAGTAGAAAATTCATTGAGAAAATTAATTAAAGAAAACTATATTGTGAGATTTGGAAAAGGAAAAGCAACGTATTATATCAAAAAAAATTAA